The DNA segment GCGCGCGGATGCGCTCCTTGAGCGCGGCGCGTTCGGCCGGCAGGGGCTCCGCGGGCACGCGGGCCCAGGCGTGGCGGGTGGAGCACGCGCCCCCGCCCTCGCTGGCGGGCTGTTCGTATTCCACGGGCTTGAGGGCGAGGGTGTCGGTGGTCATGGTGGGGTGCCTGTCGGGCCGATTCTGCGGGGCCTCGTCGGGGTTGCGGAAAACGCGCTGTGCAGCGTGCGGAGGGCGACTCAGGCCGGATCCTGCATGCGCATCGAGAAATCGGTGGCCTTCACGTCCTTGGTCAGCGTGCCGATGGAGATGCGGTCCACGCCCGTCTCGGCCAATGCGCGCAGGCCCTCCAGCGTCACGCCCCCGGAAATCTCCAGGATGGCCGGCCCTGCCGGATGCGCGGCATTCAGGCGCACGGCCTCGTGCAGCATCGGCAGCGGCATGTTGTCCAGCAGCACCATGCGGGCGCCGGCCGACAGTGCCTCGTGCAGTTGCTCCAGTGTCTCGCACTCGATCTCGATGAACTTCGCCTGCGCGGCCGCGGCACGCGCCGCATGCAGCACGGCCGTGACACCTCCCGCGGCGGCAATGTGGTTTTCCTTGATGAGCACCGCGTCGTGCAGCCCGATGCGGTGGTTGGTGCCCCCACCCATGCGCACGGCGTACTTCTGCGCCAGTCGCAGTCCGGGCAGGGTCTTGCGCGTGTCCACGATCTGCGCGCGGGTGCCCGCCACGGCATCGACGTAGCGCCGGGTCTTGGTGGCCACGGCCGACAGCAACTGCAGGAAATTGAGCGCCGTGCGCTCGGCGCTCAGCAGCGCCCGCGCCTGGCCCTCGATCTCCAGCACCACCTGGTCGGCCGCGCAGCGCTGGCCCTCGGCCACGTGCCAGGTCAGCCGCACGCCCGGATCCAGCGCGCGCAGCGCGGCCTCGGCCCAGGGGGCACCGCAGATCACGGCCTCTTCGCGGGCCAGCACACGCGCGCGTGCGCGCCGCGCCGGATCGATCAGGGCGGCAGTCAGGTCGCCCGCACCCACGTCCTCTTCCAGGGCGCGGGCCACGTCGGCCTGCACCACGGCCTGCGATTGCGCATCGCCGGCCATGGCGGCGGCTGGCTGAAACAAATTCGTCATGGGACGCGAGCATACCGGCAACGCGCACTTGCCCACATGGGTGCCCCCTGGCTCCGGAAGAGCACTCCGGCGGACCGGCCTGGACGCCGGCTTAGACTCGCGGCTCATTCGCGTTTCCCGAGGATTGAT comes from the Paracidovorax avenae ATCC 19860 genome and includes:
- the nadC gene encoding carboxylating nicotinate-nucleotide diphosphorylase, whose translation is MTNLFQPAAAMAGDAQSQAVVQADVARALEEDVGAGDLTAALIDPARRARARVLAREEAVICGAPWAEAALRALDPGVRLTWHVAEGQRCAADQVVLEIEGQARALLSAERTALNFLQLLSAVATKTRRYVDAVAGTRAQIVDTRKTLPGLRLAQKYAVRMGGGTNHRIGLHDAVLIKENHIAAAGGVTAVLHAARAAAAQAKFIEIECETLEQLHEALSAGARMVLLDNMPLPMLHEAVRLNAAHPAGPAILEISGGVTLEGLRALAETGVDRISIGTLTKDVKATDFSMRMQDPA